In a single window of the Clarias gariepinus isolate MV-2021 ecotype Netherlands chromosome 16, CGAR_prim_01v2, whole genome shotgun sequence genome:
- the rpl14 gene encoding 60S ribosomal protein L14, which produces MVFKRFVEIGRVAYVAFGPHEGKLVVIVDVIDQNRALVDGPCTGVKRQSMPFKCMQLTDYVIKVPHSAREKFVRRAWEKAEISKKWTESSWAKKIEAREKRAKMTDFDRFKVMKAKKMRNKIIKHEMKKLQKAATVAAKKA; this is translated from the exons ATG GTGTTCAAGCGCTTCGTTGAGATCGGCCGCGTCGCCTACGTCGCCTTCGGTCCCCATGAAGGCAAACTGGTGGTCATCGTAGATGTCATCGATCAGAATAGG GCGCTGGTGGACGGTCCCTGCACCGGTGTGAAGAGGCAGTCCATGCCATTCAAGTGCATGCAGCTCACCGACTACGTCATCAAAGTTCCCCACAG TGCTCGTGAGAAGTTTGTGAGGCGTGCCTGGGAGAAAGCAGAGATCAGCAAAAAGTGGACTGAGAGCAGCTGGGCCAAGAAAATCGAAGCCAGAGAAAAG AGGGCCAAGATGACCGACTTCGACCGCTTCAAGGTCATGAAGGCCAAGAAAATG AGGAACAAGATCATCAAGCACGAGATGAAGAAACTCCAGAAAGCTGCAACAGTCGCAGCAAAAAAGGCCTAA
- the LOC128544743 gene encoding 1-acylglycerol-3-phosphate O-acyltransferase ABHD5 translates to MDRAQHDATVCRQRWWWFSSWMPSWCPTSASHLRNAEDRILRSLTQSFSRRHVPISNGNYIWTLSLNETQDSERSRVPVVLLHGFGGGLGLWVKNLDALALSGRAVYALDLLGFGQSSRPVAGSHAQEVEEMFVQSLEEWREAVGVELMILLGHDLGGFVSTAYALTHPHRVKNLILVEPWGFSGRPEVEELHCRIPMWVKALGKAMNPFNPLSLLRLAGRLGPLLLQTVRSDFKQKYLSVFDDNTVPDYIYHLNAQTPSGETAFKSMTVPYGWAQRPMVQRVEMIHPTIPISIICGSRSCIEGQSGHVISEMRPDSQTDIIVIRGAGHYVFADQSEDFNEVVLKICTDTSNEGLRDV, encoded by the exons ATGGATAGAGCACAACACGATGCCACGGTGTGCAGACAGAG ATGGTGGTGGTTCTCCAGCTGGATGCCCTCCTGGTGCCCCACCTCGGCTTCTCACCTCAGAAACGCAGAGGACAGAATTCTcagat CTCTGACGCAGAGCTTCAGCAGACGTCATGTGCCGATATCTAACGGGAACTACATCTGGACTCTAAGCTTGAATGAGACGCAGGACTCTGAGCGGTCTCGCGTCCCTGTGGTGCTGCTGCATGGCTTTGGCGGTGGACTGGGATTGTGGGTGAAGAACCTGGACGCCTTGGCTCTCAGCGGGAGAGCCGTGTACGCTCTGGACCTGCTGGGATTCGGTCAGAGCAGCCGACCTGTGGCAGGAAGCCACGCCCAGGAAGTGGAGGAGATGTTCGTCCAATCGCTGGAGGAGTGGAGAGAGGCAGTGGGGGTGGAGCTTATGATTTTGTTGGGTCATGACCTTGGAGGGTTCGTCTCCACGGCTTACGCTCTGACGCACCCACACAG AGTGAAGAACCTGATCCTGGTGGAACCATGGGGATTCTCAGGAAGGCCAGAGGTGGAGGAGCTCCACTGCAGGATCCCCATGTGGGTGAAAGCTTTGGGAAAAGCCATGAACCCGTTTAACCCCCTCTCACTGCTCAGACTCGCAGGGCGACTGg gtcctTTGTTGTTGCAGACTGTTAGGTCAGACTTCAAACAGAAATATTTGTCTGTGTTTGATGATAACACTGTGCCGGATTACATCTACCACCTAAATGCACAGACACCCAG TGGTGAGACGGCGTTCAAGAGCATGACCGTCCCGTACGGCTGGGCGCAGCGCCCCATGGTGCAGCGTGTGGAAATGATCCATCCCACAATCCCGATTTCTATCATCTGTGGCTCTCGTTCCTGCATCGAGGGCCAATCAGGACATGTCATTAGTGAGATGCGACCCGACTCCCAGACAGACATTATT GTCATCAGAGGGGCGGGACACTATGTGTttgctgaccaatcagaagaTTTCAACGAGGTCGTACTGAAGATATGCACAGACACGAGTAATGAAGGACTGAGAGACGTGTGA